From a region of the Rubrobacter aplysinae genome:
- a CDS encoding AMP-binding protein — protein MRPEDVEDLTVGGLLDLVEQRRPEGDALVYPEHGLRYTYREFKEKVDECARALMALGLDKGDKVAVWGQNKPEWVTLQFATGKIGAVLVTVNPAYRATELHYVLEQSDSRALFLTEGVRGADFVDILKGAVPDLSEDSGDGVSARDLPYLESVVLMGGGSKSGLPIMGYDEEFLGLAGRVSEEELQERQSSLDPDEVINMQYTSGTTGFPKGVQLTHANVVKNGFYIGECMELGPEDRVCIPVPFFHCFGCVLGTLNAVTHEAAMVPVEQFDPVRVLDAVHEERCTALLGVPTMFIAELEHPEFERFDTSSLRTGIMAGTTCPMEVMKQVVDVMGAAEITIAYGQTESSPVITQTRTDDPLEIRVSSVGKVLPGVEAKVVDVDTGEEAPAGEQGELWTRGYHVMRGYYKMPEETADAIDEDGWLHTGDLAVMDENGYFSITGRAKDMIIRGGENVYPREIEEFLYTHPDVSDVQVYGVPDERYGERVAAAIIPRQGAEPDKEGILSYCRESIARFKVPSYIQFVEEYPMTASGKIQKYKLRQAAVESLGLEEAASN, from the coding sequence ATGCGGCCAGAGGACGTGGAAGACCTTACGGTAGGCGGACTGCTGGACCTGGTGGAGCAGCGCCGGCCGGAGGGCGACGCCCTGGTGTATCCCGAGCACGGCCTGCGCTACACCTACCGCGAGTTCAAGGAGAAGGTGGACGAGTGCGCCCGGGCGCTTATGGCTCTAGGGCTCGATAAGGGCGACAAGGTCGCCGTCTGGGGTCAGAACAAGCCCGAGTGGGTGACGCTCCAGTTCGCCACCGGGAAGATAGGCGCGGTGCTCGTCACCGTAAACCCGGCCTACCGGGCCACGGAGTTGCACTATGTACTGGAGCAGTCCGACTCCAGGGCATTATTCCTTACCGAGGGGGTTAGAGGCGCGGACTTCGTGGACATCCTGAAGGGGGCGGTGCCCGATCTCTCGGAGGACTCCGGTGACGGGGTCTCCGCAAGAGACCTGCCTTATTTGGAGAGCGTGGTCCTCATGGGCGGGGGGTCGAAGTCCGGCCTACCCATTATGGGCTACGACGAGGAGTTTCTGGGGCTCGCCGGGAGGGTTTCCGAGGAGGAGCTCCAGGAGCGGCAATCCTCGCTCGACCCGGACGAGGTCATAAACATGCAGTACACCTCGGGCACCACGGGATTTCCGAAGGGCGTGCAGCTCACCCACGCCAACGTCGTCAAGAACGGCTTCTACATAGGCGAGTGCATGGAGCTCGGGCCGGAGGATCGGGTGTGCATCCCGGTGCCGTTCTTCCACTGCTTCGGCTGCGTGCTCGGCACGCTGAACGCCGTAACCCACGAGGCGGCGATGGTGCCCGTGGAGCAGTTCGACCCCGTGAGGGTGCTAGATGCGGTACACGAGGAGCGTTGCACGGCACTACTCGGGGTGCCGACGATGTTTATCGCGGAGCTGGAGCACCCGGAGTTCGAGAGGTTCGACACCTCTTCTCTGAGGACCGGGATCATGGCCGGCACCACCTGCCCGATGGAGGTGATGAAGCAGGTCGTGGACGTGATGGGGGCGGCCGAGATCACCATAGCCTACGGCCAGACGGAGTCGAGCCCGGTAATTACCCAGACCCGCACCGACGACCCGCTGGAGATCAGGGTCTCCTCCGTCGGAAAGGTACTGCCGGGCGTGGAGGCGAAGGTGGTGGACGTGGATACGGGCGAGGAGGCGCCAGCTGGCGAGCAGGGCGAGCTGTGGACCCGCGGCTACCACGTGATGCGCGGCTACTACAAGATGCCCGAGGAGACCGCGGACGCCATAGACGAGGACGGCTGGCTGCATACCGGAGACCTGGCCGTCATGGACGAGAACGGCTACTTCAGCATCACCGGGCGGGCGAAGGATATGATCATCCGCGGCGGCGAGAATGTGTATCCGCGGGAGATCGAGGAGTTCCTGTACACGCACCCCGACGTCTCCGACGTGCAGGTCTACGGCGTCCCCGACGAACGCTACGGCGAGCGGGTGGCCGCCGCGATCATCCCCCGCCAGGGCGCCGAGCCGGATAAGGAGGGCATCCTGAGCTACTGCCGGGAGAGCATCGCGCGCTTCAAGGTCCCAAGCTACATACAGTTCGTCGAGGAGTATCCGATGACGGCCTCGGGCAAGATCCAGAAGTACAAGCTCCGCCAGGCCGCCGTCGAGAGTCTGGGCCTCGAAGAGGCCGCTAGCAACTAG
- a CDS encoding 3-hydroxybutyrate dehydrogenase codes for MDLGGRTALVTGAGSGIGLACARRLARAGAAVTVLDLDSDAAGRAAGEIGGRPLVADLSDPDVLDVLAVDADIVVNNAGMQHVAPVEEFPPERFAAMLRVMLEAPFRLVHEALPGMYERGWGRVVNISSVHGLRASEYKSAYVAAKHGLEGLSKTIALEGGPRGVTSNCICPAYVRTPLVEGQIQAQAERHGISEDEVVEKIMLTEPAIKRLVEPEEVAEAVLFLCSPAASFMNGSSLTMDGGWSAR; via the coding sequence TTGGACCTGGGCGGCCGCACGGCGCTCGTGACCGGTGCCGGGAGCGGCATCGGACTGGCCTGTGCCCGCAGGCTCGCCCGGGCCGGGGCGGCGGTGACCGTGCTCGATCTCGACTCGGACGCCGCCGGTAGGGCCGCCGGGGAGATCGGCGGCAGGCCGCTCGTCGCGGACCTCTCCGACCCGGACGTGCTCGACGTTCTCGCGGTTGACGCCGACATCGTGGTGAACAATGCCGGTATGCAGCACGTCGCGCCGGTCGAGGAGTTCCCACCCGAGCGGTTCGCGGCGATGCTGCGAGTGATGCTCGAAGCGCCTTTCCGGCTGGTCCACGAGGCGCTGCCGGGGATGTACGAGCGGGGCTGGGGACGGGTCGTCAACATCTCCAGCGTCCACGGCCTGCGCGCCTCGGAGTACAAGTCCGCGTACGTGGCCGCGAAGCACGGCCTCGAAGGTCTCTCTAAGACCATCGCGCTCGAAGGCGGGCCGAGGGGCGTGACCTCTAACTGCATCTGTCCGGCGTACGTGAGGACGCCGCTGGTGGAGGGTCAGATCCAGGCTCAGGCAGAACGCCACGGCATCTCGGAAGACGAGGTGGTGGAGAAGATCATGCTCACAGAGCCCGCCATAAAGCGCCTCGTGGAGCCCGAGGAGGTCGCCGAGGCCGTGCTTTTCCTCTGCTCGCCCGCCGCGTCTTTCATGAACGGCTCCTCTCTTACCATGGACGGTGGCTGGAGTGCGCGCTGA
- a CDS encoding MFS transporter, with the protein MSEGASGGAIREESIRKVALASFIGTAIEWYDYFLYGTAAALVFGTVFFPDFSPLAGVLASLATFAVGFFARPVGGVVFGHFGDKIGRKAMLVTTLMIMGVSTLLIGFLPTYNQIGVWAPILLVLLRIFQGFGVGGEWGGAIIMAVEHSPPSRRGFYGSWPQIGVPAGLLLGTGAVYLFSLLPDEQFFAWGWRIPFLLSVVMIAVGLYIRLKILESPAFQQVQDSGSQHRMPIVEVLRVYPKQVLIAMGLRVAENGSFYVFSVFVLTYVVDQLGLPRTLALLGVMIASFIELFAIPFFGALTDRVGRRPVYMFGAVFSLVFAFPFFWLVNTESTLLIWLAIVLALVVGHAAMYGVQGAFFSELFSTRVRYSGASLGYQLASVFAGGLSPFIAVALLGWSGSYWPVAVYLGFMALITIAAVYFATESYQDDIEAPHAAERAQSAEASGSRVR; encoded by the coding sequence ATGTCGGAAGGTGCTTCAGGCGGCGCGATAAGAGAGGAGTCGATCCGGAAGGTCGCGCTGGCGAGCTTTATCGGGACGGCTATAGAATGGTACGACTACTTCCTGTACGGAACGGCGGCGGCGCTCGTTTTCGGGACCGTGTTCTTCCCGGACTTCTCGCCGCTGGCGGGCGTGCTGGCTTCGCTGGCTACGTTTGCGGTCGGGTTCTTCGCCCGGCCCGTGGGCGGCGTGGTGTTCGGCCACTTCGGGGACAAGATAGGCCGCAAGGCGATGCTGGTGACGACGCTCATGATCATGGGCGTCTCGACGCTGCTCATAGGGTTCTTGCCCACCTACAACCAGATAGGGGTCTGGGCGCCCATACTGCTCGTGCTCCTGCGCATCTTCCAGGGCTTCGGCGTGGGCGGCGAGTGGGGCGGCGCGATAATAATGGCCGTCGAGCATTCCCCGCCCAGCAGGCGCGGGTTCTACGGTAGCTGGCCCCAGATCGGGGTACCGGCGGGGCTGTTGCTCGGTACCGGCGCGGTCTACCTGTTCTCGCTGCTGCCGGACGAGCAGTTCTTCGCCTGGGGCTGGCGGATACCGTTTCTCCTGAGCGTCGTTATGATAGCCGTCGGGCTGTACATCCGGCTGAAGATACTTGAGTCTCCGGCTTTCCAGCAGGTGCAGGACTCCGGGTCCCAGCACCGGATGCCGATAGTGGAAGTCTTGCGCGTGTACCCCAAGCAGGTGCTCATAGCGATGGGGCTGCGGGTGGCGGAGAACGGCTCGTTCTATGTGTTCTCCGTGTTCGTGCTGACCTACGTGGTGGACCAGCTCGGGCTGCCGCGTACGCTGGCGCTGCTCGGCGTGATGATCGCCTCGTTTATCGAGCTTTTCGCCATACCGTTCTTCGGGGCGCTTACCGACCGCGTGGGCCGCAGGCCGGTGTATATGTTCGGTGCGGTATTCTCGCTGGTGTTTGCCTTCCCGTTCTTCTGGCTGGTGAACACGGAGAGTACATTGCTGATCTGGCTCGCCATCGTCCTCGCGCTGGTCGTCGGCCACGCCGCGATGTACGGGGTGCAGGGGGCCTTCTTCTCCGAGCTCTTTAGTACCCGGGTGCGCTACTCCGGGGCCTCGCTGGGCTACCAGCTCGCCTCGGTCTTCGCCGGCGGGCTCTCGCCCTTTATCGCGGTTGCCCTGCTCGGCTGGTCGGGTAGCTACTGGCCGGTTGCCGTGTACCTCGGCTTCATGGCCCTCATAACCATCGCCGCCGTGTACTTCGCGACCGAGAGCTACCAGGACGACATAGAGGCGCCGCACGCCGCGGAACGGGCGCAGAGCGCTGAGGCCAGCGGCTCCAGGGTCAGGTAA
- a CDS encoding zinc-binding dehydrogenase, with protein MVVDGAVDAAGSMRAAVLEAPHTGLKVEEIPVPEPRAGEVLVKVRACGVCHTDLHVIKDETPFPTPAVLGHEITGTVQSLGPGVEGPEPGTPVAASFIMPCGECRYCVRGRDDVCEKFFSMNRLKGVLYDGETRLERKDGTPLAMYSMAGLAEYAVVPVTDVFPLPEGLPPEESAILGCAVFTAYGAVRNGADLRAGETAAVVAMGGVGSNMVQIARAFGASRVIAVDVSAEKLEAARGLGATDAVNGAEKDAVEKVMELTGGEGVDVAFEALGRPETFTQAAGMLRDGGRMVAVGIAPGKTTAPVEITRLVRRSQRLIGSYGGRTRTDMPEILDLAARGFLTPQQTVTRRYSLEEVDEAYRALDNGEINGRAIVVM; from the coding sequence ATGGTGGTTGATGGCGCAGTAGATGCTGCGGGCTCGATGCGGGCGGCGGTGCTCGAAGCCCCGCATACCGGGCTAAAGGTAGAGGAGATACCCGTACCAGAGCCCCGGGCCGGGGAGGTGCTGGTCAAGGTCAGGGCCTGCGGCGTGTGCCACACGGACCTGCATGTAATAAAGGACGAGACCCCGTTCCCGACCCCGGCGGTGCTCGGGCATGAGATCACGGGCACCGTACAGAGCCTCGGGCCCGGTGTCGAGGGGCCGGAGCCCGGCACCCCGGTGGCGGCTAGCTTCATCATGCCGTGCGGCGAGTGCCGGTACTGCGTGCGGGGCCGGGACGACGTGTGCGAGAAGTTCTTCTCCATGAACCGCCTGAAGGGCGTGCTCTACGACGGCGAGACCCGGCTAGAGCGGAAGGATGGGACGCCGCTCGCGATGTACTCGATGGCCGGGCTCGCGGAGTATGCGGTGGTCCCGGTGACCGACGTGTTCCCGCTGCCCGAAGGGTTGCCGCCAGAGGAGTCCGCGATCCTGGGCTGCGCCGTGTTTACCGCCTACGGCGCCGTGCGCAACGGGGCCGACCTGAGAGCCGGAGAGACCGCCGCGGTGGTGGCGATGGGCGGGGTCGGATCGAACATGGTCCAGATCGCCCGCGCATTCGGGGCCTCGCGCGTAATCGCGGTAGACGTCTCCGCCGAGAAGCTCGAAGCCGCCCGCGGACTCGGGGCGACCGACGCGGTGAACGGGGCCGAGAAGGACGCCGTCGAGAAGGTTATGGAGCTAACCGGCGGTGAAGGCGTGGACGTCGCCTTCGAGGCGCTGGGCAGACCGGAGACCTTCACCCAGGCCGCCGGGATGCTCCGGGACGGCGGACGGATGGTCGCGGTCGGCATAGCGCCCGGCAAGACCACGGCTCCGGTCGAGATCACCCGCCTGGTGCGCCGCAGTCAGCGTCTCATAGGCTCCTACGGCGGCAGGACCCGGACGGACATGCCGGAGATACTCGACCTCGCGGCCCGGGGCTTTCTTACCCCACAGCAGACCGTCACGAGGAGGTATTCGCTGGAAGAGGTGGACGAGGCGTACCGGGCGTTGGATAACGGCGAGATCAACGGGAGGGCCATAGTGGTCATGTAG
- a CDS encoding 2-hydroxychromene-2-carboxylate isomerase: MGGRVEFLYDLVSPFSYLAYGRLGEICARQNAELVLHPVLLGALHDAAGIQAPVSIPAKGRYMNQDLKRWAEHYGLPMRFPEPFPFRTLKTMRAALFCRGRGELEPFTREAFKLYWEENGAPGGREESDEDGPISEVARRIGADPEAVLAGAADPEVKEELKEATSDALDRGAFGAPTFFVGDEMFWGNDRLEFVERELERAG, translated from the coding sequence TTGGGGGGAAGGGTAGAGTTTCTCTACGATCTTGTAAGCCCGTTCTCGTACCTGGCATACGGGCGGTTGGGTGAGATCTGCGCCCGCCAAAACGCCGAGCTCGTTCTGCACCCGGTTCTGCTCGGGGCCCTGCACGACGCCGCCGGGATACAGGCCCCCGTCTCCATCCCGGCGAAGGGCCGCTACATGAACCAGGATCTCAAGCGCTGGGCCGAGCACTACGGCCTGCCGATGAGGTTCCCGGAGCCGTTCCCGTTCCGCACGCTAAAGACCATGCGGGCGGCCCTGTTCTGCCGGGGCCGGGGCGAGCTGGAGCCGTTTACCCGGGAAGCCTTCAAGCTGTACTGGGAGGAGAACGGCGCGCCAGGCGGCCGCGAGGAGTCCGACGAGGACGGCCCCATCTCAGAGGTGGCCCGCCGCATCGGGGCCGACCCGGAAGCTGTGCTCGCCGGTGCCGCCGACCCGGAGGTCAAGGAGGAGCTAAAGGAGGCCACCTCCGACGCCCTGGACCGGGGCGCGTTCGGCGCGCCGACGTTCTTCGTGGGCGACGAGATGTTCTGGGGCAACGACCGGCTCGAGTTCGTCGAGCGGGAGCTGGAGCGCGCCGGCTGA
- a CDS encoding long-chain fatty acid--CoA ligase, which yields MKGLTSDYQLTLPAILRRAEELFGHKEIVTRRPDKSFHRYTYSDFVRRSKRLAVALGELGLQKGDRVATLGWNSYQHLECYFGLPSAGLVIHTLNPRLSPEDLSYIIGHAEDRVLIVDETLLPVFEGIRDKVDLERVLVFTYEGSDTEMPDGVERYEDLLERGDESRFEYPDLDENDAAALCYTSGTTGRPKGALYSHRGLCLHSMALATADGIGIGEADTVLPVVPMFHVNAWGMPFTATMTGAKQVFPGPHLDPESLLEDLEQEEVTITAGVPTIFLGVLQTLDAEPGAYDLSRLRTLAVGGSAAPESMIRGFQERHGLSILHAWGMTETSPVATVSRLTSGVQDASEDEQYRYRAKQGIPLPFIEVRAQGEDGFIPWDGESMGELEVRGPWVSRSYYNTPEGDDKFTGDGWFRTGDVVSIDPLGYVEIRDRDKDLVKSGGEWISSVDLENALMGHEAVAEAAVIAIPDPRWQERPLGVAVLKEGESATAEELIQHLAGSGFAKWQLPDNVEFVEEIPRTATGKFLKMRLREQFEDYTPA from the coding sequence TTGAAGGGTCTTACCTCTGACTATCAGCTAACGCTGCCCGCCATACTAAGGAGGGCGGAAGAGTTGTTCGGCCACAAGGAGATCGTCACCCGCCGGCCGGACAAGAGCTTCCACCGCTACACCTACAGCGACTTCGTCCGGCGCTCCAAGAGGCTCGCCGTCGCGCTCGGGGAGCTCGGGCTACAGAAGGGCGACCGGGTGGCCACGCTCGGCTGGAACTCTTACCAGCATCTGGAGTGCTACTTCGGCCTGCCGTCCGCGGGGCTGGTGATCCACACCCTGAACCCCCGGCTCTCGCCCGAGGACCTCTCCTACATAATCGGACACGCCGAGGACCGGGTGCTGATCGTGGACGAGACCTTGTTGCCCGTCTTCGAGGGCATCCGCGATAAGGTGGACCTCGAAAGGGTCCTCGTCTTTACCTACGAGGGCTCTGACACCGAGATGCCGGATGGCGTTGAGAGGTACGAGGATCTCCTGGAGCGCGGCGACGAGAGCCGCTTCGAGTATCCGGACCTCGATGAGAACGACGCGGCGGCGCTGTGCTACACCTCCGGCACCACCGGCCGTCCCAAGGGCGCGCTCTACTCCCACCGGGGCCTGTGCCTGCACTCGATGGCGCTCGCCACCGCCGACGGTATCGGTATAGGCGAGGCCGACACCGTGCTGCCCGTCGTCCCGATGTTCCACGTCAACGCCTGGGGAATGCCGTTCACCGCCACCATGACCGGGGCAAAGCAGGTCTTCCCGGGGCCGCACCTGGACCCCGAGAGCCTGCTTGAGGACCTCGAACAGGAAGAGGTCACCATAACCGCCGGGGTGCCCACGATCTTCCTCGGCGTGTTGCAGACGCTCGACGCCGAACCCGGCGCCTACGACCTCTCCAGGCTACGGACGCTCGCCGTCGGCGGCTCGGCCGCGCCGGAGTCCATGATCCGGGGCTTCCAGGAGCGCCACGGCCTCTCCATCCTGCACGCCTGGGGCATGACCGAGACCAGCCCGGTCGCCACCGTCTCCCGGCTCACGAGCGGAGTCCAGGACGCCTCCGAGGACGAGCAGTACCGCTACCGGGCCAAGCAGGGAATCCCGCTGCCGTTTATCGAGGTGCGGGCGCAGGGCGAGGACGGCTTCATCCCCTGGGACGGCGAGAGCATGGGTGAACTGGAGGTGCGCGGTCCCTGGGTGTCGCGCTCCTACTACAACACGCCGGAAGGCGACGACAAGTTTACCGGCGACGGCTGGTTCCGCACCGGCGACGTGGTCAGCATAGACCCGCTCGGGTACGTGGAGATCCGGGACCGGGACAAGGACCTCGTGAAGTCCGGCGGCGAGTGGATCAGCTCCGTGGACCTCGAAAACGCCCTGATGGGCCACGAGGCGGTCGCCGAGGCGGCTGTAATCGCCATCCCCGACCCCCGCTGGCAGGAACGTCCGCTCGGCGTGGCGGTCCTCAAGGAAGGCGAGAGTGCGACGGCCGAGGAGCTAATACAGCACCTCGCCGGGAGCGGATTCGCCAAGTGGCAGCTCCCGGACAACGTGGAGTTCGTCGAGGAGATACCACGCACCGCGACCGGCAAGTTCCTGAAAATGCGGCTGCGCGAGCAGTTCGAGGACTACACCCCGGCATAG
- a CDS encoding acyl-CoA thioesterase produces MSSLCCSPPRTRLRAWEPSPRSASRTSRDSRIAEIAAGAAHETPIRARYGETDSQGIINNANYLSYFEIGRVEWLRAAGLSYRELEERGIGLVVTEALTRYRAPARFDDELTLRTTLAELGRASLRFEYTVLRGGGEISTGYTRHGCVDIASGRPRRIPEDFAGALRSEPSEG; encoded by the coding sequence ATCAGTTCGCTCTGCTGTTCTCCACCGAGGACGCGGCTGAGGGCATGGGAGCCTTCTCCGAGAAGCGCAAGCCGGACTTCAAGGGACAGTAGGATAGCTGAGATAGCCGCCGGAGCCGCGCACGAGACGCCCATCCGGGCCCGCTACGGCGAGACCGACTCCCAGGGCATCATAAACAACGCCAACTATCTCTCGTACTTCGAGATCGGGCGCGTCGAGTGGCTGCGCGCCGCCGGGCTTTCCTACCGCGAGCTGGAGGAGCGCGGCATCGGCCTCGTGGTCACCGAGGCCCTGACCCGCTACCGCGCCCCGGCCCGCTTCGACGACGAGCTAACCTTGCGTACCACGCTCGCCGAGCTTGGCCGGGCCTCGCTCCGGTTCGAGTACACCGTACTGCGCGGCGGCGGGGAGATCTCGACCGGCTACACTCGCCACGGCTGCGTTGACATAGCCAGCGGCCGGCCCCGACGCATCCCGGAGGATTTTGCCGGAGCTCTGCGTTCGGAACCCTCGGAAGGGTAA
- a CDS encoding enoyl-CoA hydratase/isomerase family protein, with amino-acid sequence MDFVKVEREGSVATLTIDRQDKLNAISPQVVEELGQSLLELESQPPTAIVVTGAGEKAFVAGADIAEMSQMSAVEAKRFAEIGHAAMALLDRSPVPTIAAVNGFALGGGCEIALACDMRIAADNAMFGFPEVGLGILPGMGGTQRLPRLIGSGLASELLFSARRIEAAEAKEMGLVNRVVAQGEALNAAQQLATEISKNGPLAVRYAKAAANKALDVDLVSGLEYEADQFALLFSTEDAAEGMGAFSEKRKPDFKGQ; translated from the coding sequence TTGGATTTCGTAAAGGTGGAACGCGAGGGTAGCGTCGCGACCCTGACCATAGACCGGCAGGACAAGCTGAACGCGATCAGCCCGCAGGTTGTCGAGGAGCTCGGGCAGTCGCTGCTGGAGCTTGAGAGCCAGCCGCCGACGGCCATCGTGGTTACTGGGGCCGGTGAGAAGGCGTTCGTCGCCGGGGCCGACATAGCCGAGATGAGCCAGATGTCTGCGGTCGAGGCAAAGAGGTTCGCCGAGATCGGGCACGCCGCGATGGCGCTACTCGACCGGAGCCCGGTGCCGACCATAGCCGCCGTAAACGGCTTCGCGCTCGGCGGGGGATGTGAGATCGCGCTAGCCTGCGACATGCGCATCGCCGCCGATAACGCGATGTTCGGTTTCCCCGAGGTCGGGCTCGGCATCCTGCCCGGCATGGGCGGGACCCAGCGGCTGCCACGTCTTATAGGCTCGGGGCTGGCGAGCGAGCTACTCTTCTCCGCCCGCCGCATAGAGGCCGCAGAGGCGAAGGAGATGGGCCTCGTGAACCGCGTCGTCGCGCAGGGTGAGGCGCTCAACGCAGCCCAGCAGCTTGCGACCGAGATCTCCAAGAACGGCCCGCTCGCCGTGCGCTACGCCAAGGCCGCCGCGAACAAGGCGCTGGACGTGGATCTCGTAAGCGGCCTGGAGTACGAGGCGGATCAGTTCGCTCTGCTGTTCTCCACCGAGGACGCGGCTGAGGGCATGGGAGCCTTCTCCGAGAAGCGCAAGCCGGACTTCAAGGGACAGTAG
- a CDS encoding APC family permease has translation MQESLQRVLGTPAVLLIGINAVVGGGVFLLPGQLAAEAGALSVFAYLAAGLLVMLMGLSYSEVGTMFSRTGGPVVYAQEAMGRTVGFSVGWMTWMTYLAGWSVLANGFVDYLSDLVPGIGGVARVLIIAGIIVILCLLNTLGVRLGSGVIQVFSVAKLVPLLVLVVAGLTFAGQTGNAGLGAVPVGAGGFLAAVSLTIFAFGGFEGTTVPSGEMRNPGRAISVAVLGTLGGVTVFYMLIQYASLRIQPGLAETGSPLTSVGAAMFTGGLALVTIGALISIFGTQSGVALTAPRNLYALSREGMLPDVLSRVHPRLATPVVATWVTGGLVLVLATTGTFEQLLLLNVAARLYQYLMVCLSAAILRLRRPEAERPFRLPLGPAIPAVAAVLSLALLVTGQDAVNLLAAAVALGIGLLLYIATRLAAARNGDRGDSESG, from the coding sequence TTGCAGGAAAGTCTACAGCGGGTTCTAGGCACCCCGGCGGTGCTCCTGATCGGCATAAACGCGGTGGTCGGCGGCGGCGTGTTCCTTTTGCCGGGCCAGCTCGCGGCGGAGGCGGGGGCTCTGTCGGTGTTCGCGTATCTCGCGGCAGGGCTACTGGTGATGCTCATGGGGCTCTCCTACTCGGAGGTCGGGACGATGTTCTCGCGCACCGGGGGGCCCGTGGTCTACGCCCAGGAGGCGATGGGCCGGACGGTCGGGTTCTCGGTGGGTTGGATGACGTGGATGACCTACCTCGCCGGGTGGTCGGTGCTCGCAAACGGCTTCGTGGACTACCTCTCGGACCTCGTGCCCGGCATCGGGGGCGTCGCCCGGGTGCTGATTATCGCCGGGATAATAGTGATCCTGTGCCTGCTCAACACGCTCGGCGTTCGGCTCGGCTCGGGGGTGATCCAGGTCTTCTCCGTGGCGAAGCTCGTGCCGCTTCTGGTGCTCGTGGTCGCGGGGCTGACCTTCGCCGGACAGACGGGCAACGCGGGGCTCGGTGCGGTGCCCGTCGGGGCCGGCGGTTTCCTGGCGGCGGTGTCGCTAACCATCTTCGCCTTCGGCGGCTTCGAGGGGACCACCGTGCCCTCCGGCGAGATGCGCAACCCGGGGCGCGCCATCTCGGTCGCCGTGCTCGGCACTCTGGGCGGCGTGACGGTCTTCTACATGCTGATACAGTACGCCTCCCTGCGCATCCAGCCCGGACTGGCGGAGACCGGCTCGCCACTAACCTCCGTGGGGGCGGCGATGTTTACCGGCGGCCTGGCGCTGGTGACCATCGGGGCGCTCATCTCCATCTTCGGAACCCAGAGCGGCGTCGCGCTGACCGCGCCGCGCAACCTCTACGCCCTCTCCCGGGAGGGGATGCTGCCGGACGTGCTCTCACGGGTACACCCGCGCCTCGCGACCCCGGTCGTGGCGACCTGGGTGACCGGGGGGCTCGTGCTGGTGCTGGCTACGACCGGCACCTTCGAGCAACTCCTGCTGCTGAACGTCGCCGCCAGACTCTACCAGTACCTGATGGTCTGCCTCTCGGCGGCGATCCTGCGCCTGCGCCGGCCTGAGGCAGAGCGTCCCTTCAGGCTGCCGCTCGGGCCGGCCATACCGGCGGTCGCCGCCGTCTTGAGCCTCGCGCTGCTCGTAACAGGCCAGGACGCCGTCAACCTGCTGGCCGCGGCCGTCGCCCTCGGCATAGGGCTCCTGCTATATATCGCCACGAGACTGGCCGCGGCGCGCAATGGTGACAGAGGCGACAGCGAGTCAGGATAG
- a CDS encoding thiol-disulfide oxidoreductase DCC family protein: MTVVPYQKSGVPEEAGLSEEDCKAAAWSYVPGEPGNPPQRHRGAEAINMSVAVATGIPLPHRLYELPGMPSLQEKVYDWVAANRGKVPGDTPYCEQYPEECR; encoded by the coding sequence GTGACGGTGGTCCCGTATCAGAAGAGCGGCGTCCCGGAGGAGGCCGGGCTCTCCGAGGAGGACTGTAAGGCGGCCGCCTGGAGCTACGTCCCCGGCGAGCCGGGCAATCCCCCGCAGCGCCACCGGGGGGCGGAGGCCATAAACATGTCGGTCGCGGTGGCGACCGGCATCCCGCTGCCGCACCGGCTGTACGAGCTGCCCGGCATGCCTTCTCTGCAGGAGAAGGTCTACGACTGGGTGGCGGCCAACCGCGGCAAGGTCCCGGGCGATACCCCGTACTGCGAGCAGTACCCGGAGGAGTGCCGGTAG